Proteins from a genomic interval of Coccinella septempunctata chromosome 2, icCocSept1.1, whole genome shotgun sequence:
- the LOC123308623 gene encoding focal adhesion kinase 1-like → MIPTNDFAFCRVLPPPSNFGQSDIRKRCNGMVTSKRSMIYGNQVDLRKKEKGFRHLHIRPSSLLCTSSPEDIYSNNVQQQSYTWKFHRPRPKSVSDVSPTTPVSHGSPVRCVAPRNNMDSPKKSPQSPASSDKATVKVCFPSGGFNLIKYGDSIDIKGIISIVTDRLSTVGERYYKKLYAMRLCRLSSKESYWLHQDMTMQQVYEKYIKKHPSSEWRYELRVRYFPSSFQDLCERDNVTFYFYYDQVRQDYLSHPHLRIDQEVAVQLCCLEIRKYFKDMPQIALDKKSNFEYLEKEVGMHKFVPQTILHTMKSKSLRKNIQAQFKKYVGLSVDECMLKFLEILKVYYQFDQEKFKVELGSSWSVPVELVIGPEVGISHMNSQAAGTTKIADFDQIQAIQTLVSDCEDHAKATLQLKVAGAQEILFFTCPSLEVAESLADLIDGYYRVQTGSHNSIWSMKATVWKQFPCPCKDSHSSKHKSGSKGINADNPTGTMLSEDYAEIVDEEGDYSTPATKNYELDRSRLELGEILGEGQFGDVHNGTFVGKDGNLIPVAVKTCKGDADLATTEKFLEEAYIMQKFDHPHIIKLIGICSASPVWIVMELARLGELRSYLQNNKSRLDLATLLQYAFQLSTALSYLESKKYVHRDIAARNVLVSSHMCVKLADFGLSRWMGDDQSYYKASKGKLPIKWMSPESINFRRFTTASDVWMFGVCMWEILMLGVKPFQGIKNNDVIGKIENGERLPLPTNCPPRLYSLMSQCWAYEPSKRPSFKEIKEILQGILMEERSCQQETLRRENRKLAAMSWGPTDDLPPPKPLRYPMQGEISSSLASLDVEEPVGPQTYIIAQNPEVLAHLMKENENRGLTPAAYTTPASVFNTVAVVFEKKEDISEPILKTTPIPVQNLHKLDPEVPHDEKPKTGTLERTPSRSGSTGSATPSMGSLERRVSTKPENTSPKMNSLERNTHLVHSSHSSLDKSGMFSPKLGSLERKNKTGSPKMGSLERTHSYTPSMTPRMGSLERNAHISYPEYFPNYHPEPTMYQFNDKSKDIQQVEESIYDFGGADVKSCAHKQQFYVQKQEKMQEQRIQPNQSLYGNQLLESHRYHPGNVSSFSHHVLDQRLRQQQLESEEDSRWLAESESSLKKRLSISAPTGDQDFQGDLAQSLTSLPTSPICMNYSSSSQASYQLTESLGSMSLSGNGLQSGTGSQCSSKSHSPAGSLTSTMTLITKQERSATPQSGSEGSDTEKAKKVTPTPTADLDRTNDKVYDSTTQVVKAIMSLSQGVQKAYADQYLDLVKKVGLELKSLLTSVDEIVVSFPVSAQREVEMAHKVLSKDMAELVNTMRLAQQYSNTTLDTEYRKGMLGAAHVLAMDSKNLLDVVDAIRIRYPHINENIFKAKNCISEAEEMCSSSTEPSEKQDMTKSTDNSLDYPDLPSSPKAVSCTFVPMHSHTQTSSTSSSLNLGHALDS, encoded by the exons TGATGTATCCCCAACAACCCCCGTGAGTCATGGCTCACCCGTAAGGTGTGTCGCTCCAAGGAATAACATGGATAGCCCAAAGAAGTCACCGCAGAGCCCTGCCTCCTCGGATAAGGCCACAGTGAag GTCTGTTTCCCGAGCGGCGGCTTCAACCTCATCAAATATGGGGATTCAATAGACATCAAAGGGATAATATCAATAGTAACTGACAGGCTATCTACGGTAGGAGAGAGATATTACAAGAAACTGTACGCGATGAGATTATGCCGGCTGTCGTCCAAAGAA TCGTATTGGTTGCACCAGGACATGACAATGCAGCAGGTGTACGAAAAATACATCAAAAAGCACCCCAGCTCGGAGTGGAGGTACGAACTCCGGGTCAGGTATTTCCCGTCTAGTTTCCAGGATTTGTGCGAGAGGGATAATGTAACGTTCTATTTTTATTACGATCAG GTTAGACAAGACTACCTCTCTCACCCCCACTTGAGGATAGACCAAGAGGTGGCCGTCCAGCTGTGTTGCCTCGAAATCCGCAAATACTTCAAGGACATGCCCCAGATAGCCCTGGACAAGAAGTCCAACTTCGAATACCTCGAGAAGGAAGTGGGGATGCACAAGTTCGTACCTCAAACAATACTTCACACGATGAAATCGAAATCGTTGCGTAAAAACATTCAGGCTCAGTTCAAAAAGTACGTCGGTCTCAGCGTGGACGAGTGTATGTTAAAGTTCCTGGAGATACTGAAAGTGTACTATCAGTTCGATCAGGAGAAGTTCAAGGTGGAACTGGGCAGCAGCTGGTCGGTGCCGGTTGAGCTGGTGATCGGGCCTGAGGTCGGTATATCGCACATGAACTCCCAGGCGGCGGGAACCACGAAAATCGCGGATTTCGACCAGATCCAGGCCATTCAAACTCTAGTCAGCGATTGCGAGGATCATGCGAAGGCAACGTTGCAGCTCAAGGTGGCCGGGGCGCAGGAGATACTGTTCTTCACGTGTCCCTCTCTGGAGGTTGCCGAAAGCCTGGCCGATCTCATAGATGGTTATTACAGGGTCCAGACTGGCAGTCACAATTCGATCTGGAGCATGAAAG CAACTGTTTGGAAACAGTTTCCTTGTCCTTGTAAAG ATTCTCATTCATCAAAGCATAAAAGTGGTAGTAAAGGAATCAATGCTGATAATCCAACTGGAACTATGCTTTCAGAGGATTATGCTGAGATTGTTGACGAAGAAGGAGACTATTCAACGCCTGCAA CCAAAAATTACGAGTTGGATAGAAGTCGGCTAGAGTTGGGAGAAATCCTGGGCGAAGGACAATTTGGAGATGTCCATAACGGTACGTTCGTTGGCAAGGACGGCAACTTAATTCCCGTGGCTGTGAAAACTTGTAAGGGTGATGCCGATCTTGCAACAACTGAGAAGTTCCTTGAAGAAGCAT ATATCATGCAGAAGTTTGACCATCCCCACATAATCAAACTGATTGGCATCTGTTCCGCATCGCCGGTATGGATCGTGATGGAACTGGCTCGCCTAGGCGAACTCAGATCCTATCTTCAGAACAACAAGAGCCGCCTAGATCTAGCTACTCTGTTGCAGTACGCATTCCAATTGTCCACAGCTTTAAGTTATTTAGAATCTAAGAAATACGTTCATCGTGACATAGCAGCTAGAAATGTCTTAGTCAGTAGTCATATGTGTGTGAAATTGGCCGACTTCGGTCTGTCAAGGTGGATGGGCGACGACCAAAGTTATTACAAGGCTTCCAAAGGAAAATTGCCCATTAAATGGATGAGTCCAGAGAGCATCAACTTCAGAAGGTTCACGACTGCCAGTGACGTCTGGATGTTTG GTGTATGTATGTGGGAGATCTTGATGTTAGGCGTCAAACCATTCCAAGGTATCAAAAATAATGATGTCATAGGAAAAATAGAAAACGGGGAACGATTACCATTACCTACGAATTGTCCACCTAGATTATACTCACTAATGTCTCAATGCTGGGCTTATGAACCAAGCAAAAGACCTAGCTTTAAAGAAATAAAGGAAATTCTTCA GGGAATACTCATGGAAGAGAGATCTTGTCAGCAAGAAACTTTAAGAAGGGAAAATAGGAAATTGGCAGCTATGTCTTGGGGGCCCACAGACGATCTACCACCTCCAAAGCCGCTGAGGTACCCAATGCAAG GAGAAATATCCTCTTCTCTAGCCTCTTTGGATGTGGAAGAACCGGTTGGACCACAAACATACATCATAGCTCAAAACCCCGAAGTATTAGCCCACCTTATGAAGGAGAATGAAAATAGGGGACTTACACCTGCAGCTTACACTACACCAGCCTCGGTATTTAACACAGTAGCTgtagttttcgagaaaaaagaAGATATTTCTGAACCCATCCTTAAAACCACACCAATTCCTGTTCAAAACCTGCACAAATTAGATCCCGAAGTCCCTCATGATGAGAAACCTAAAACGGGTACTCTAGAAAGAACACCGTCGCGTTCTGGAAGTACTGGAAGCGCAACCCCAAGCATGGGGTCTCTTGAGAGGAGGGTATCTACAAAGCCAGAAAACACATCTCCAAAGATGAATTCTCTGGAGAGAAATACCCACTTGGTACACAGTAGTCATAGCAGCCTGGATAAATCTGGGATGTTCAGTCCGAAATTAGGTTCGTTGGAACGTAAAAATAAGACGGGGTCACCCAAAATGGGGTCCCTAGAGAGAACCCACAGTTATACCCCCAGTATGACACCCAGAATGGGTTCGTTAGAGAGAAACGCCCATATCTCTTATCCGGAATATTTCCCTAACTATCACCCCGAGCCAACAATGTATCAATTCAACGATAAATCTAAAGATATTCAACAAGTTGAAGAAAGTATCTACGATTTTGGAGGGGCAGATGTCAAAAGCTGCGCGCATAAGCAGCAATTTTACGTGCAGAAACAAGAAAAGATGCAAGAACAAAGAATACAG CCCAATCAATCACTTTATGGAAATCAGTTGTTAGAATCTCATCGATATCACCCTGGAAATGTTTCCAGTTTTAGTCATCACGTCTTGGATCAGAGATTAAGGCAGCAACAGTTGGAATCGGAAGAAGATTCCAGGTGGTTAGCCGAGTCAGAAAGTAGTCTG aaGAAACGTCTGAGTATAAGTGCGCCAACAGGTGATCAAGATTTCCAAGGCGATCTTGCGCAATCCCTAACATCCCTTCCTACTAGTCCAATCTGCATGAATTATAGCAGCTCCTCCCAGGCTTCGTATCAGTTGACTGAAAGCCTTGGAAGTATGTCTTTGAGCGGAAATGGATTGCAAAGTGGTACAGGATCTCAATGTAGTAGTAAGAGTCACTCTCCGGCAGGATCACTTACAAGTACCATGACCCTAATAACTAAGCAGGAGAGGAGTGCTACACCCCAGAGTGGATCAGAAGGAAGTGATACAGAAAAGGCAAAG AAAGTGACTCCTACTCCAACTGCTGATCTGGACAGAACTAACGACAAAGTGTACGATAGTACTACGCAGGTTGTGAAAGCTATAATGTCATTATCACAAGGAGTCCAGAAAGCCTATGCTGATCAGTATTTGGATTTGGTGAAGAAGGTTGGATTGGAATTGAAATCGttactgacgagtgtagatgaGATTGTGGTATCCTTTCCGGTTTCTGCCCAAAGGGAAGTGGAAATGGCacataaagtgttatccaaggATATGGCTGAACTTGTGAATACTATGAGGCTGGCGCAACAGTACAGTAATACTACGTTAGACACGGAGTACAGGAA GGGTATGCTGGGAGCTGCTCATGTGTTAGCTATGGATTCAAAGAACCTCTTAGATGTAGTAGATGCTATAAGGATACGTTACCCACATATAAACGAAAATATATTCAAAGCCAAAAATTGTATTTCGGAAGCCGAAGAAATGTGTAGTAGTTCTACGGAACCATCCGAAAAGCAAGATATGACAAAATCTACAGATAATTCACTTGATTACCCAGATTTACCTAGTTCACCAAAAGCAGTATCTTGTACCTTTGTTCCCATGCATTCTCATACTCAAACCTCCTCAACCTCTTCTAGTTTGAATTTGGGACATGCATTAGACAGTTAG